tcagtGAAAATTGACACATGTGAgaattgcatatttgggaaacagaagagggtcagttttCAAACGAACACCAGTACCTCAAAGAAGGAGTGACTTGAGCTAGCCCATTcaaatgtatggggaccaacgGCCATTTCATCCACAAGCGGGAAGCATTACTTCATgacatttattgacgatcattctcggaaggtatgagtttacttcttgaaatataaatctgatgttttttatgcttttataatttggaaagcaatggtagaaaatgaagctggtttgaaaatcaagaagttgagaaccgataatggtggtgagtatgatgacatcgagttcaagaaattctgctataagcatggtatcaggatggaaagaactatgctaggtacgcctcaacacaatggCGTAGCTGAGCGGATGAATAGAACATTGATAGAAAAAGCCAGAAACATGCATATGTAGTCAGGCttaccaaagatgttttgggcagaagcaatcAACACAACAACTTACTTAATTAACaagagtccatcagtaccattggactgtagtctaccagaagaagtatgAAGCGTTAacgaggtaagactttcacatttaagagtttttggttatgttgcatatgtacatatcaatgatcatgttagGAATAAGCTTGATCTGAAATCCCggaaatgcaccttcgtcggttatggtggagatgaatatgggtatcgtatttgggatgatgaaaacaaaaaggtgatcagaagcaaagatgtgatttttgatatAAAGATAATGTACAAAGATAAACACACGACAGAACCTACAGAGTTTGAAACAACTtatgtagatgtggatgatgtcctataaggtgtaaggacacgtcagcggaacaccgagaatcctcagtagaacaccaagaatcctcaggtggaggaacctgTAGAGCAGATTGTTgaaccaccatctcctactccagctccaaagtttaggagatcttctcggcagcatgtaccaaataggaggtatgtgaatcatttacttcttccagatggaggagaacctaaATGCTATGTTGAAATATGTCAGgtaggagattcgagcaagtgtaATCTTGCAATGAAAGATGAAATGAAGTCTCTTACCTCTAACAAAATATGAGAACTAggtaagttgcccaaaggtaagaaggcttttcacaacaaatgggtgtacaggattaaagaagagcatgatggatccaataGGTATAAAGCCCGGTTaatagtcaaaggtttcgaacagaaggaaggaattgactacattgatatttttgcaccagttgtgaagctgacaactATTAGATCTAtcttgagtattgttgcctctgagggcttacatcttgagcagttgaacgtgaagacgacatttcttcatggtgatcttgataaggaaatttatatgcaacagtTAGAAGGTTTCCcagttaaaggtaaagagaatcttgtatgcaaattgaagaagagtttgtataGTCTCAAAAAAGCTCCtaggcagtggtacaagaaatttgatagttGTACACaaagaaataatttttagaaGTGCAATGTCAACCACTGCTGCTACTCCAAGAGGTATTGTACTAGCTACATTAtcctattgttatatgttgatgatatgctagtcgtaggatcagatatagaagaaatcaaaaaattgAAACAGCAATTGTCAAaagaatttgatatgaaagacttgggtcctgcaaagcagattcttgggatgcggatctctagagataagcaacaaggtatgttgcggttatctcagtcagagtacattaGCCGTGTTTTACAGAAGTTTAACATGAGCAGCGTCAAGGCAGTAAATACACCACTGGCAGGTCACTTCCATTTCTCTAAGGATCAGTCTCTCTAGatagatgaagaaaaagattttatggctaaggtaccatatgcctcagccgttggaagtctcatgtatgctatggttggtaccagaccagatattggccaagcagtgggagctgtcagtaggtatatgtcaaatccaagaaagactcactgggaagcagtgaagtggattttgagatatctacgtggcactattgataagtgcctatttttcagcaaaagcgatttgaaaattcaagggtatgtagatgctgattttgcaggtgaaattaatcatcgcagaagcaccaccaAGTATATATTtactgttggcacaacagctattagttggatgtcacagatatagaagattgttgttctatccactacagaagctaagcaagtagcagtgacagaagccagtaaagagatgatttggttttagggtttgttaagagagcttggattaaagtaggggaggaatgttttgtacaatgacagtcagagtgcgatacatctggtaaagaactcagcatttcattccagaactaaacatattggattGCATTATCACTTCGTCAGACCTCTAATAGAGGACGGCGTGTTGACACTGGAAAATATCCAGGGTAGCAAGAATTCGGCAGATATGttaacaaaggtggtgactacaaagaagttgaaattgtattcaacttcagttggtcttcatgcctaaagacatatttgagcacatcatttatcactggttgaggaggcatctccatctccaagtgggagattgttgagtagCTGGAGCCAGAGACACGGTGCCATGTGTGAGTTGGTGCCGCGTACAAGTTGGAGCAAGTCGCGTTAAGCTATGTCCGCGGCTATTGATTGTCGATTTGTTGTAATTCCTCAATCACCATTTATTGTATTTCCTctagccatctataaatagagaagAGAGGTGTGTAGAACAGTGTGTGAGGAAGAgtgaagagaaaagagagagagagagctgcctCTGAGAGATTGTATTTTTTCCCGGTTTAATAGTGAATTGTGTTGtactccatggacgtaggtcaatctagaccgaaccacgtaatttctgaTGTCTCTCAATTTTCTGGTGTTTGTttattgctcacagggtcctaacaggTATTCTTTATTCTACCCTCatattttagttaaaaaataataatgccAAGGCTACTATTTGGTAGTCTCTCATCATATACAACTATGTTTATCCATCATTTCTTTATTTATGCTATTGCCGTTGCTGCTGTTAGAATTTCACCAGTTGGTCCACAATAAGTTTGCTTGTCACTTGTGTTTACTTCAGAAATGGCCCACATTTGTTGCTATTACTATTCTCTAGACTCAAATTCAAACAGACTGAAGTAATGTTTTGTAGAAGACGTCTAAATATCCAGTGGAAGTGACAGCATCCCTTTcctgtttttctttttattcaaGCCAGTTGTTCATCATTACTTGACAGCTGAAATTTTAGTTATTGCTATCTTATATAAGTGGATAATTTTAATTCTTCTATTAGTTTGTTGTCATTATTATCAGTGACTCAAAATCCATTGTACAACTCCCTTTTCTGTTGGGTGTTAATAATTCCATCATAAAAGTTGGATTAATACCTTTATACCGGACATCTTTTGGCCTTTTTAGTGGGATGTTTGGGTGTATCAACTTTATAATGCATGTTTTCTCTTGTACTCTTCCTCCCCTTAATCTGTTTCTATCAACGGTCTACAAGTGGCTATTTTTATCTAATCGTCATTAGGGTTACCATTTTCAACAGTTAACCCTTGAAAGAAATCGTATTTTACATTTACAACTGTAAGACTAATGTCAAGCTATGTAGCAAACACATGGAGGAATATCATTCTGCAACAAAAAATCAGGGGAAATCAGAAGTTTTTTAATAACATTCTCTATAATATCTTCTAGTTGTATACCAAATTATAGAAGCACTTTGGATCTCTTTCTGGTCATCCATTTTAAGAGGACCCTTGATAGTCAGGCCAATATTAATGGGGTTTTTAGTTTTGGTTGAGAGGAATAACGATACAAGATCACTAATTCTTATCTAGTTTGTCTTGAAAATGATTCACAGGCATCAATGATTGAGGCTAAAGCTTGAGCTTTCTGAAGAACATcgagttcaaagttacagatataTGAATTGAATGTAAATACCTTATATATATGTGTGGTATGCATGTAGGTATTCTATGTGCAGTGAACATACACAATTGTCTTAGTTCATGATTGCATCACCAATGCCCCAATTTTCCTACTCCATCACATGCATTTGCATTGTTTTCCCAGATATAGTCATTCGGTGGcctatgaaaataaattttaactcctgtatattttattataaaagagaaaaaaaaaaacatgaatatTGAAAGGAGATTGTTCGCTTATCAAGATCAGATCAATAGAGAGGGGGAAAGGGAGAGAGGGGGGGAGAGAATCAGAGACAATAGTTAAGAGAGATGTCCTTAGCCAGGGAATTATTGGGCGTGTATGTGAACGTGACCCAGTCTGTCCTGTCCACTTACGCCCACTTGTTCAAACCAGCTGTTATCTTACTTCCAATCCCTCTCTTGGGTCCTACCTTCTCGTGTGATGGCCGTCAAATCCTCTTCTTTCCCTCGTTCTTTCTCTCCAATCTCCATTTGCAGCATTTTATAGAccaataccccccccccccctccccccctcttccCTTGTAGCTCCTTTTATGATATAACAATTCAGCTAATGCAGTATCTCATTCAACCTTCCAGGCATACAGAAACAAGCAGAACTCTGATGACCCGCCTGCACAAAGCCCCTCCACTGACCCAGAAATCTCTGGTGACAGTGGTGTGGATGTGAGGGATGATAATGGTGATGATGACAATGTTGATACTGTTGATGGAGACGTGTGTGACAAAGTTGGCTTAAAAATGAACAATGCATTCCTTAATCCAGGACTAAAGAGCCAGTCATGGACATCCCAATACACTTCAACTCTTACCTTATTGACATGAATGGATTCATTACCTCTAAATTTCCATTGAAGGTGCTTCACATGAATGACCAGAACCCCATCTATCCTTATCTCCATCTCTGGTTCCACCCCCCTGAAAGAACTGCCATTACTTATGCTTCCACCCCCACTATTGCTGTTTCTGCACTTGCACTCAACTGAAATTTCATGGAATCTCCCCTTCTCATGGAACTTGGCTTTTGTGATGAATTTCTTCTTACCAAATACATGTTCCTTCTTTGAGACCAAAATGGGATCAATAAGTGCTGGCCTACGCCCAGTTTTCCTGTAGGCTTCTTTCTTTAGATCGCCAAGGAGGAGCACCACCTCCTCGTCACAAACAACTGCAACATAGTACTCCGAGTTCGGCTCTGTTTCACCATTGAATTTTGCAGCTTTGAGGTCCCAGAAGACATCAACAGCTCTGCCATCCACTTCAAAGCGCTTGGAACCTTGTTTCCTCCAAAAGTACCATGGCTTCAGCTCAACCTTGCAGGTATACTGCTTCTCTCCTTCCTCTCCTACTGATACAGAGAGACCACGGAGTAGCAAGTTCTTGCACCATGTGATTGTGATCAAACGGGACTGGTCAGTGAGTTTTGTTCGATAAACAGACATGCAAACACTCTGTCCAGACCTGCCTACGGCACCCAAATCATCAGTAGGCTTGTCGCCGGAAGAAAAGAAGCAAGCAGGAATCCCTATTGGGTCTTGCATCGTACCGACTATCGACAGGCGCTGGCTTTCTAAGGTAGGTATCAGTTATGAGGTGGGCAAATTAATTCAGGGCAAGAAAAAAGGAGCAAGCAGGATGAGGACGGAGGGTGAATGAGCTGGATTGAGAATATTTACATGTAGAGAGTGAGAGAGATCTTATTCACAACAGTGTAGGCGACAGATGATGCCAGAGGTGTTCTTGGCAGCATTTATGGAATAAGAAGTGTTTCTTAACTGGCAAAGAGATGGCAGATAAGTTAAGAGGGAGTGGAGAACAACCCTTTTTATATTGTACATTATCTGTGACCCTGTTCAAGCCCGCTCACCTGGATTGATTTTATTAATAACATTTTCTTAATAGTTTTTTGTTCACTTTATGGGTATgttatttataattaatttttattttaatttttctggTTTATTGAATCCAATGTGGTTTTGCTTCTCTTTtacttttaaatatttatttcctTGCATGGTAAAAAGCAGAGAGGCCCTTCTTCACCAGATTTGGTGTATGGATTTCTACGTGAGTCCTTGGAAGCTTGACAGCACGTGATGTGGGTGGGTGAAGGGCggtcaaaataaaaattaaaaaagaagagttgattttccaatgtgggaatttttttatcattattattattattattattattattattattgttgttattgttttAAGGATGCTGTATAAAATAATGCATGTGAAGATTTTTAACCTTTTACCCTTTTCCAAAGATGTTGCAGTGaaggagagtgagagaggaaTCTGAGGAGGGTTATGTTGTGTTGCAGAAAAAGTGTGGGGGATCTGCTGTTGCAGCTGCAGATCTGGTCCATTTCCAAGGCTTCCCCTCCACTCAGATCCTGAGACAAGAAGCAAGAACACGATTCATAAATGAATTTAATGAATAATCACCCTTAATCTAGTGGTCTTATGGCTTTAAAAACAGGATGGGAAAGAACATAACTAGTGGTTTTAGGACTGGAAACTTGCAAGCGATTAAAATGACATGGTCGGAGTGAAGGTTAAATGGTGGGGTTCAAAAACAAAGAAAGGTCATGGAATTCAGAGAACATAACCCATGGCTGCATCGTCCCGATGGTAACTAGTGACCACATTGATAAGGATAAAAGTGGTCAATCCCCTCATCGACGACAAACCCCACCTCCCTTTCTCTTTCAAGtttagagagagtgagagagagctACCTGGGTTTCTTTTGATTTaagttgctatattttttttagaataaaGTAAACTcctttgagatttaaaaaattctataaatttttcttgagatttgaAATTTTGAGGCGCAAACCTTCTCTAACTTCCTGAATTTTCAAAAAAGGTCTGAAAAATCATATGAATAGAGTTAAGTATctgaaaaatcaaatgttaaggagATTTGTAAAAGTTTTGGAATCTCAAACAAGGTTTGCACTTTTTTTTTGGGGATCAAATCGCACGtttatgagatttttgaattcttAGGAGAGGTTCGTATCTTCTTGTCAAATCTCATATGCCATATGTctaattttttctttcaatttattttgaaggagaaggaagaagaaagaaaatgaggTTCATTAATTATTTGCATATCTTAGGCATTGCAGGACTTGCATTTTTTGAAAACAGGATAACCTACCATCCAAATCAAATCAAACATGTTCAGTGCCTATGCCTAAGCCTGCCTTCCAATCCCcaagtttttgaaaacaaaatcctTTTTCTTGATTCGCAGGGAACCATGTTTCGTGCTTTCATGTGAATGGCAGTACATGGGCTCTTCTCAAGCATCAATAATTGAAGTCGTGTACTTTATATAGAACAAGCAGCATGGACTGTTACAAAGCTTAGGTAGTCTTGTCCTAAGAAGGCTGATGAAGGGGATAGCCATTTGTACCACAAGTTCAGAAGAGGTTTGGACACCCTGCCAAAAGGAAGATGAATAATTTCATTTCTATGTACCAATATTAATGTGCAAGAGCTTGAAGTTTTGAACATCTCAACTAGTTTTTTATCTTCTAattttataatttgaataatacTGGTAAAAGTAAGACATGACAAACAACAATGATTGTAGCAAGGGAGAGAGGTCGCCCTCAcgggcatggcgcggtggaaagacatcacACGTAAAAAGGAGCATCGGAtgttcaatttcaggtagatacactcacggaactaGCGGTACCTgcggatggtgagaatttactctgtgagccagcgggaccgtgaatggtaagagttcgctctgtgagccagcggggaccgtgaatggtgagagttttccGTAAGCCAGCGAGGACCGTGaatggtaatgaagatgtgttCCGGTGgttgggttggccgaacgtccaactgatgcacggaagtcgtgtcAGCATTCCAGATTTTACTTGATCAGCGAGACTTAGGGAGAGAGGccgtcaaaagtgagggtttatcaataaataaatagacgtaccgcccttctttaaaaaaaaaaaaaaaaaaaaagtagcaaGGGGGAGAGGTCTAGCTCATAACTATGGACATTATTTTTAGATATATTGGTTGAGACTATGTAACATACGCTttactttattattaaaatgttattataaatattataatttaaaacataatagaAATAAATTACAAACATTTTATCTCAAGATTACTTGGTCGATTTCTTTTGactaattaatttctaaatatattattaaaaaaatattcttaCCATATTATCAATTAATAGTATCAACtttagaaataaaacaaaaattaaattggctaatttaaaatattttttaaataaaacatgcAATTAATTTATGAGtcaactcatgcatttcatgaatgcACCTCATTCATTAAAAAGGTTCTATAAATACATATCTTAAATTATATGTGTTATGATAATAagtatgttatttatttatttaatttatcaaaaattaattgattcttacaattttattttatttttaatttaaaattaccaAAATTAGCATGGCTTTTGGAGGCCAAagagacttcttcttcttctttatatatatatatatatatatatatataccaatgcAATGTACAAGATATTGAAATGTTTAATTTGTTTTGTacaatatataattaattttttaagtacgatgcaatatataaatataaatttattggcaaaatattattttaaaaattataaattaaaatatataaaaaaaaaactaattataaGTGTAATATTTTTTGCTCTCTCTGAAATAAATCTTAGGTTGCATGGGATGGGGaatgaagaataaaaaattaaattgactAATTTAGGATAGTCTCTAgccaaaatatttaattaatatatatatgttacCTTACAAATTTAATGAATATATTTCCTAAAAGATCCCACAAACACATCTCTTAAGTTTTTTGGGCTATTATAATTATATTACTTATgtgtagaaaaaaaattaattaattcctataatattatttttcaaaattattagaATTTAGCACTTGGGTTTGGAGCCCAATGAGGATATCTTGTTTTGCTTCATGTATATAATTGCAGAGACCATGTATAATGCACAAGATAttattaaatttagataaaaaataaatttattaattctaATTAAGAATTTACTTGtctttttaatataaaaatatttttttcatttctaattactAAATTTAGACATTTGCATCAATTGAATAATCAAATATTTGACTGTTTTGTCATTTGGGTCAAGTAATAAAATCGGTTCAATCTTTTCCTAATTTAAAAGAGACCGTCcctaaaaatcaattaaaaatataattaaactaTTACATTTATTTCTCCAAATACTCCTCACCTAGCATAATCCTTAGTTTTCATTTGCTTAGTTCAAACACTTTTTTCTTTTGTTACTTCTATCTTTATTAATATAGCAAGTAAttcaaaaaagggaaaaaaatccaCGCATGAGATGAATTCAAATCATGTCCTCTTTCTTATATGTCGGCGAATCCGAGAGCCTATTTTAAGGGCCTTACACCATGTATTTGGTAAGTTAGACACCCCGACAAACTTTATTAAATCCCGGAAAATatagagaggggagagagaaatGCATTAATTGTATCATTTCTTTACCCATTAGCCACCCATATGCACTTTAAATAATTGGCTTAAGGtatatccatataattatatgGATCATGAATAGTTTACCTATTTAGACTCAAAAATTAAATGGGTGAAAACCAAATGTGCCCGCTTAACCCGTCTATGCATTTAAAATTTCAAACTATGGTTAACTTATAATAGTAGTTAATTTAATGCTCCTTGTTTGAAACTacattatgattatttaattaatattataacttGAATATTTATGTACATATACAATTACATAATTATGGATAAtttagtttgaatattttttacataattatttatgtaattgaTTTGGTTTAGTTATCCAATGAATTAATatgcatacacatatacataaaatGTAATTATGTACACATGCAATATGATGTTGGTTGCATCACTCAATTGAAACTAAATTACGTAATTAAGTAATTAATGTTATAATTCAAATTATTTACGTAACTAAAACTATACTTTGAAAATCTATGTATGTAATTACGTAGTTATGGATAGTTAATTTTGAATATGCATGTTATTACATCATTATATATGAAGATAATTGGTTCGACTCGTTATCCAAACCAATTAATTATGTTATGTGCACAATTATATAATTTGTTAACGtatgtttattattatgatacGTAATTTTGGTACTTATTCCACTCACAAATTAAAACGAAACTGTGtagtaattatgtaattaattacatagttaatagatatatatatatatatatatattatattattattatgatacatAATTTTGGTACTTATTCCACTCACAAATTAAAACTAAACCGCGTGtagtaattatgtaattaattacgTAGTtaatagtgtatatatatatatatatatatatatatatatatatatatgaaaaactaTAATTTGAAAATCTATCTATGTAATTATATTATTCTAGACAATTAATTTTGAATATGTATGTCATTACATAATTATATACTAGTATAGACCACGTGCTATGCACAAGggtataattttaaaatataagtcTTAAATTCAAATCAttactaattaaattataaaaaaccTCATGCTATGAACAGTTATGgttttatatataattaaaattagtAAATAGAGTTTCAATTTCATGTGTTaagtcaaaaataattttaaaacattgctaagaaattaataaaattttgacaacatTTCTTATATATTTGAAATGTCACACATTTTAACCAGCAAAAGTTCAAATAAGTTTGATTTTAAATGaacatatattcaaatttaa
The Malania oleifera isolate guangnan ecotype guangnan chromosome 13, ASM2987363v1, whole genome shotgun sequence DNA segment above includes these coding regions:
- the LOC131145549 gene encoding uncharacterized protein LOC131145549, yielding MQDPIGIPACFFSSGDKPTDDLGAVGRSGQSVCMSVYRTKLTDQSRLITITWCKNLLLRGLSVSVGEEGEKQYTCKVELKPWYFWRKQGSKRFEVDGRAVDVFWDLKAAKFNGETEPNSEYYVAVVCDEEVVLLLGDLKKEAYRKTGRRPALIDPILVSKKEHVFGKKKFITKAKFHEKGRFHEISVECKCRNSNSGGGSISNGSSFRGVEPEMEIRIDGVLVIHVKHLQWKFREISGSVEGLCAGGSSEFCLFLYAWKVE